The following are encoded in a window of Pseudalgibacter alginicilyticus genomic DNA:
- a CDS encoding alginate lyase family protein: protein MKQFTLISLFLMFCAPVIAQNNDVLKKLNFNAPELKSVKYFYNIGDNEKALRALLNLYRAKENLYLRILKDDDVLDIKSKFPEDVQRSIKTADEVLKKYFIFRDEWDMEKTNIPYQFKGEIDWTAIPNGDIEWCFMLNRHKYWIDIGQAYMFTGNEKYAKGFVNQVNHWIDNNPFDDNLKKYSWRRIEAGIRCENWIKAFEYVKNSKHITPQFLTKFLNALYQHAIYINEAFSNFSKTSNWGVIEFQGLLNVSQFLTEFKEADQWAVNAIQNLNTCINIQILEDGTQWEQSPLYHNEVLHCFMNVNLLAQRNHIDLPESLVEKTKQMALANIQWQKPNYNEPLLGDSDDNDLRGMLTLAAMLFDSPVLKSRAYNTLDYELLILMGKEQAEAYEHMDSQLPDFLSIYQHVSGDFYMRDSWAENAVYSSIHLKKIGGGHGHDNLLHITLYANGKDYLVDGGRYTYIDNEWREFFKNNKSHNTLGVDDLTNSVYQDSWSNSFDARSQGVYTKIDNGLDYAEAENTAYKRLEDPVSMKRRLLYIKPNIWLMFDSFLANKKHRYSQYFNFPNDSLKIENKGITTSYKVDNLRIQPVNKAEITLTNSWWSPEYNLKKENKRAEIFKEVEGFSSFITLMYFPDKTDLKYEKTPVYNRNNKLLSDTDVEALNIYVDDVIYTILVVNNPQFIGAPFIVVNNLIVAGEVVLIENRNGKNKIKIIKG from the coding sequence ATGAAACAATTTACACTAATATCTTTATTTCTAATGTTTTGTGCGCCAGTTATAGCTCAAAATAATGATGTGTTAAAAAAACTCAATTTCAACGCTCCAGAATTAAAATCGGTTAAATATTTTTATAACATTGGAGATAATGAAAAAGCACTTAGGGCATTACTTAATTTATATAGAGCTAAGGAGAATTTATATTTAAGGATTTTAAAAGATGATGATGTATTAGATATAAAAAGTAAATTCCCAGAAGATGTTCAAAGGAGTATAAAAACAGCTGATGAGGTATTAAAAAAATATTTCATATTTCGAGATGAATGGGATATGGAAAAGACAAATATTCCGTATCAATTTAAAGGTGAAATTGACTGGACTGCCATTCCTAATGGAGATATTGAGTGGTGTTTTATGCTGAATAGGCATAAGTATTGGATCGATATAGGACAAGCCTATATGTTTACTGGTAACGAGAAATATGCTAAAGGTTTTGTAAATCAAGTAAATCATTGGATTGATAATAACCCATTCGATGATAATTTAAAAAAATACTCATGGAGGCGTATTGAGGCAGGTATCCGTTGTGAAAACTGGATAAAAGCTTTTGAATATGTTAAAAATTCAAAACATATAACTCCTCAATTTTTGACTAAATTTTTAAATGCACTTTATCAACACGCAATTTATATAAATGAAGCGTTTAGTAACTTTTCAAAAACAAGTAATTGGGGTGTTATAGAGTTTCAAGGACTGTTGAATGTGTCTCAATTTTTAACTGAATTTAAAGAAGCAGATCAGTGGGCTGTTAATGCAATACAGAATCTAAACACCTGTATTAATATCCAAATTTTAGAAGATGGAACACAATGGGAACAATCACCTTTGTATCACAATGAGGTGCTTCATTGCTTTATGAATGTTAATTTGTTGGCGCAACGAAATCATATTGATCTTCCAGAATCTTTGGTAGAAAAAACAAAACAGATGGCTTTAGCTAATATTCAATGGCAAAAACCCAATTATAATGAACCGCTTTTAGGAGATAGTGATGATAATGACCTCAGAGGCATGCTTACTTTAGCTGCCATGCTATTTGATAGCCCTGTTTTAAAATCTAGAGCTTATAATACCTTGGATTATGAATTGCTTATTTTAATGGGAAAAGAGCAAGCTGAAGCTTATGAGCATATGGATTCCCAATTACCTGATTTTTTGTCTATATATCAACATGTTTCAGGCGATTTTTATATGAGAGATTCGTGGGCAGAAAATGCTGTTTACTCTAGCATTCATTTAAAAAAAATAGGCGGTGGACATGGCCATGATAATTTGTTGCATATAACACTTTATGCAAATGGAAAAGACTATTTAGTTGACGGTGGTAGGTATACCTATATTGATAATGAATGGCGCGAATTTTTTAAAAATAATAAAAGTCATAATACCTTAGGGGTTGATGATCTTACCAATAGTGTTTATCAAGATTCTTGGTCAAATAGTTTTGATGCACGTTCACAGGGTGTTTACACAAAAATTGATAATGGATTAGATTATGCAGAAGCCGAGAATACTGCATATAAAAGGTTAGAAGACCCTGTTTCTATGAAACGACGTTTGTTGTACATTAAACCAAATATTTGGTTAATGTTTGATAGCTTTTTAGCTAATAAAAAACATAGATATTCGCAATATTTTAATTTCCCTAATGATAGTTTAAAAATTGAAAATAAAGGAATTACAACATCTTATAAAGTCGATAACTTAAGAATTCAACCCGTAAATAAAGCAGAAATAACTTTAACAAATTCTTGGTGGTCTCCAGAGTATAATTTAAAAAAAGAAAATAAAAGAGCTGAAATTTTTAAAGAAGTCGAAGGCTTTTCTTCGTTTATTACATTAATGTATTTTCCAGACAAAACTGATTTGAAATATGAAAAAACACCTGTTTACAATAGAAATAATAAACTGCTTTCTGATACAGACGTTGAGGCTCTAAATATTTATGTTGATGATGTGATATACACCATTTTGGTTGTTAATAACCCACAATTTATTGGAGCACCTTTTATAGTGGTCAATAATCTAATAGTTGCAGGCGAAGTGGTGCTTATTGAAAATAGAAATGGAAAAAATAAAATTAAAATTATTAAAGGGTAA
- a CDS encoding two-component regulator propeller domain-containing protein yields MKAPICHIIIILIFFNSLKIAAQKDALPFKHLTNADGLSSNRINNIIEDGNGFIWFGTGDGLNQYDGRSVKVFKELTTSMALSPQDKNLLVGTVNGLELFDKNTQQFVHLNIKNSLNQTFDDEHIYSMEFGVNKQLFVGGDSFFIFNSTLTNFTKYPLPKDENGVGRKITSILQIDSGYVLLGTKNGIWQFDLKSGKYILLYREYNLGNVSKLFLDSKSNLWICTYSKGICFVKNADLKSKPVFYTQENGYLINNRVIDIVEDKEDVFFIANIEGGLVQFDKKNNKTFFYQPDIFNVNSLSGKALTALIKDSQNNIWIGTYNSGVDFLDRHRKKFEHYQINFREDGLFNNNIRAMFQDSNGSIWIGTKEGGGLSKFNRSEGTFTHYKPNDENPSSLGDDYVFSIEELDPKHLMIGTLKGGLDILNIETGDFVHNVFNKDTPVYNMVYVIHKDMKGNIWMDYGSQFCKFLPQKKTIEIVKGVVRVKCITDEDEDHIWLGTYESGLFLFNTTTKELTKYDVGSSEIISLKKDVNGDLWIGTKSGLICKQANTTDYVTYTVKDGLVNNQVLGLLIDNNNNIWASTTNGLSKFDTKTQKFRNYDFNDGLQGNEFERYASLKTKEGELMFGGRNGFNIFNPDEIIDNPNPPKVKITSFKLFNKAVDIGSEDSPLKRHISQTKDLKLNHEQSVLTFGFVALNYSSPEKNEYAYILEGFDKDWNYIDNKQEATYTNLPAGNYVFKVKASNSDGYWNEEGASINLKVLPPWWKTPLAYFVYFIIILLLLLTFYYFMTVYFNLKNNLRFEQLEKEKHTHIYQAKLQFFTNISHEFRTPLTLIIDPLDKLLNTYTNDANLQKHLNLINANAKRLLRLINQLMDFRKVEKGMMTLKVAKYNIVDVTKLISDCFVEKAEDCNIDYTVTAESDEIPVYFDLEKYDIILHNLLFNAFKFTPNNGQVGLYIGLYTSKYGVQYVEITVKDDGKGISEENVNKVFEEFYQIEQGQNGTGIGLSLTKKLVELHKGTIGLDSKLGVGSCFTIRFLLGNTHFEASDLIDMSNNHTYEMGEFKLETIKNKIGKTVNDAHKAVKHAVKILLVEDNEEILNYLKENLQNNYSIFQAKDGDAGLKECLRIAPDLIISDVMMPIKNGIEMCRDLKSDIRISHTPVILLTAKTSFENKKEGLKTGADVYIEKPFSMELLELQIVNLLESRKKLRERFSNELNILPQELSSSSADDRFLNKAVQIIESHLSESEFSVEDFIKEIGMSRSSLHIKLKALTDKSTTEFIRSIRLKAAAVYLKQTNQSISEISYNTGFASPQYFSKCFKKVFGKLPTDYRNE; encoded by the coding sequence TTGAAAGCACCTATTTGTCATATAATTATTATTTTAATTTTTTTTAATTCATTAAAAATAGCAGCTCAAAAAGATGCATTACCATTTAAACACTTAACCAATGCAGATGGCCTATCTTCAAATAGAATAAACAACATTATAGAAGATGGGAATGGTTTTATTTGGTTTGGTACAGGTGATGGGCTTAATCAGTATGATGGTCGGTCAGTAAAAGTGTTCAAGGAGTTAACAACCAGTATGGCGTTAAGTCCCCAAGATAAAAATCTACTAGTTGGTACTGTCAATGGTTTAGAATTATTTGATAAAAATACTCAGCAGTTTGTACATTTAAATATAAAGAATAGTTTAAATCAAACATTTGATGATGAGCATATTTACTCCATGGAATTTGGTGTTAACAAACAGCTTTTTGTTGGCGGAGATTCTTTTTTTATTTTCAACAGTACTCTAACTAATTTCACAAAATATCCACTGCCAAAAGATGAGAATGGTGTAGGAAGAAAAATAACCTCTATTCTCCAAATTGATTCAGGTTACGTGTTGTTAGGCACTAAGAATGGTATTTGGCAATTTGATTTGAAATCTGGTAAGTATATTCTTCTGTACAGGGAGTACAATTTAGGAAATGTTAGTAAACTCTTTTTAGATAGTAAATCTAATCTTTGGATATGCACTTACTCTAAAGGCATTTGTTTTGTTAAAAATGCAGATTTAAAAAGCAAACCAGTGTTTTATACACAAGAAAATGGCTATTTAATAAACAATAGGGTCATTGATATTGTTGAAGACAAAGAAGATGTTTTTTTTATAGCTAATATTGAGGGAGGCTTAGTCCAATTCGATAAAAAAAACAATAAAACTTTTTTTTATCAGCCTGATATTTTTAATGTAAATAGTTTAAGTGGTAAAGCTCTTACTGCTTTAATAAAAGATAGTCAGAATAATATATGGATTGGAACTTATAATAGTGGTGTAGATTTTTTAGATAGGCACCGAAAAAAATTCGAACATTATCAAATTAATTTTAGAGAAGACGGTCTTTTTAATAATAACATTAGGGCCATGTTTCAAGATTCTAATGGTTCTATTTGGATTGGTACTAAGGAAGGTGGTGGTTTAAGTAAATTCAATCGTTCTGAAGGTACTTTTACCCATTATAAGCCTAACGATGAAAATCCCTCTAGTTTAGGTGATGACTATGTTTTTAGTATTGAAGAATTAGATCCTAAGCATTTAATGATAGGTACACTAAAGGGCGGCTTAGATATTCTGAATATTGAAACGGGTGATTTTGTACACAATGTATTCAATAAGGATACTCCTGTATATAATATGGTTTACGTCATCCATAAGGATATGAAAGGTAATATATGGATGGATTATGGTAGTCAGTTCTGTAAGTTTCTTCCTCAAAAAAAAACAATTGAAATCGTTAAGGGGGTTGTAAGGGTAAAATGTATTACAGATGAAGATGAGGATCATATATGGTTAGGGACTTATGAATCTGGCTTATTTTTGTTCAACACAACAACAAAAGAATTAACTAAGTATGATGTAGGTAGTAGTGAGATTATTTCACTTAAAAAAGACGTTAATGGTGATTTATGGATTGGTACAAAAAGTGGTTTAATTTGCAAACAAGCTAATACAACTGATTACGTAACCTACACGGTTAAAGATGGATTGGTAAATAACCAAGTTTTGGGTTTATTAATAGATAATAATAACAACATTTGGGCTAGTACTACAAATGGTTTATCAAAGTTTGATACCAAAACACAAAAATTTAGAAATTATGATTTTAATGATGGTTTGCAAGGAAACGAATTTGAACGCTACGCATCATTAAAAACAAAAGAAGGTGAACTCATGTTTGGTGGAAGAAATGGGTTCAATATATTCAACCCAGATGAAATTATAGACAACCCAAACCCACCAAAGGTCAAAATTACCAGTTTTAAGCTTTTTAATAAAGCGGTTGATATTGGTTCTGAAGATTCGCCACTAAAGAGGCATATATCACAAACGAAGGACTTAAAACTTAATCATGAGCAGTCTGTTTTAACATTTGGGTTTGTAGCTTTGAATTATTCTTCACCAGAAAAAAATGAGTATGCTTATATTTTAGAGGGGTTTGATAAAGATTGGAATTATATAGACAATAAGCAAGAAGCAACTTATACTAATTTACCAGCCGGTAATTATGTTTTTAAAGTGAAAGCTTCAAATTCAGATGGGTATTGGAATGAAGAAGGAGCCTCAATTAATTTAAAAGTTTTGCCTCCTTGGTGGAAAACACCTTTAGCGTATTTTGTGTATTTTATCATTATTTTATTGTTATTGCTTACATTCTATTATTTTATGACTGTATATTTTAACTTGAAAAATAACTTAAGATTTGAACAACTTGAAAAAGAAAAACACACACACATATATCAAGCAAAACTTCAGTTTTTTACAAATATTTCTCATGAGTTTAGAACACCTCTAACTCTTATTATTGACCCTTTGGATAAATTGTTAAACACCTATACTAATGATGCTAATTTGCAAAAGCATTTAAATCTAATTAATGCCAATGCTAAAAGGTTGTTGAGGCTTATAAATCAACTTATGGATTTTAGAAAAGTTGAGAAAGGAATGATGACCTTAAAAGTTGCTAAATACAATATTGTGGATGTTACTAAATTAATATCTGATTGTTTTGTAGAAAAGGCTGAAGATTGTAATATAGATTATACAGTAACCGCTGAAAGTGATGAGATACCAGTTTATTTTGATTTAGAAAAATACGATATAATATTACACAATCTTTTGTTTAATGCTTTTAAATTCACACCAAATAATGGGCAGGTAGGTTTATATATAGGGCTGTATACTTCAAAATATGGAGTTCAGTATGTTGAGATAACTGTAAAAGATGATGGTAAGGGGATTTCAGAAGAAAATGTAAATAAGGTTTTTGAGGAATTTTATCAAATTGAACAAGGTCAAAATGGAACAGGTATAGGTTTGTCTCTTACTAAAAAACTGGTTGAGTTGCATAAAGGGACTATTGGACTTGACAGTAAGTTAGGTGTTGGCAGTTGTTTTACAATTCGATTCCTTTTAGGTAATACCCATTTTGAAGCATCAGATTTAATTGATATGTCTAATAACCATACGTATGAAATGGGCGAATTTAAGTTAGAAACTATCAAAAATAAAATAGGAAAAACCGTCAATGATGCACATAAAGCAGTAAAACATGCTGTTAAAATTTTATTGGTAGAAGATAATGAAGAAATCCTAAATTATTTAAAAGAGAATTTACAAAACAATTATAGTATTTTTCAAGCTAAAGATGGAGACGCTGGTTTAAAGGAATGTCTTCGAATAGCACCTGATTTGATAATAAGTGATGTTATGATGCCTATTAAAAACGGTATCGAAATGTGTCGTGATTTAAAAAGCGATATAAGAATTAGTCATACACCTGTTATTTTACTAACTGCTAAAACCTCATTTGAAAATAAGAAAGAGGGTTTAAAAACAGGAGCTGATGTTTATATTGAAAAACCATTTAGTATGGAGCTCTTAGAATTACAAATAGTTAACTTATTGGAATCTCGTAAAAAACTTCGAGAGCGTTTTAGCAATGAGTTAAATATATTACCACAAGAGCTTTCTAGTTCTTCGGCTGATGATAGGTTTTTGAACAAAGCCGTTCAAATTATAGAAAGTCATTTGTCAGAAAGCGAGTTTAGCGTTGAAGATTTTATAAAAGAAATAGGAATGAGCCGTAGTAGTCTTCATATTAAACTTAAAGCATTAACAGATAAGTCTACTACCGAGTTTATTCGTTCCATACGTTTAAAAGCAGCTGCGGTATACCTGAAACAAACAAATCAATCTATCTCTGAGATTTCATACAATACGGGTTTTGCTTCACCTCAATACTTTTCAAAATGCTTTAAAAAGGTGTTTGGGAAACTTCCAACTGATTACCGAAATGAATAG
- a CDS encoding polysaccharide lyase family 8 super-sandwich domain-containing protein, translating into MRKLKIDLSNFKIIAAICLTLVVARIEMHAQVYDFNVLRERVVDDQRVGVVGAATIDTWISSQAANGSWSSLQYGANTNFSTSDNHLYRLWNIAAACSNINDANYNNTNYKDAVKKGLEYWYTANTVDSNWWYNKIYFPQYLGEILIFMREFDDFIPKTSSAGIDEPEILSLFEPSAVNDITSHGTGANAIDIGLHYVYRGLLTENATLLEASRDKLETILSDNIQEDMVYHDHGPQIMISSYGWVFCDGLVRLASYMADSPAAFDVNSGNFNKVLRFIRETQISSTRGSTWDFGVGGRSVSRSSGIGASMNYLEKLAQFIDPDNASIYNDALGRLKGGESADYNVREFNKHYWVSDYTQHARSGYLFTVRNTSNRTVEAETGNGENLKANYFSYGATNILVDGDEYRDIMPYWDWAMIPGTTYPHFTSFPIRSTWGTNYGVTSFVGGVSNGEYGASTLDMNEEGVKAKKAWFFFEDEMVCLGSNISYAGSTNVRTTINQSNLSVASYINELGSTNEVTQSLSGSTYVNTNLNYLRNGKIGYFFPNQGNIKYTMTSQSGTWASINSASGSTATQSGYVLSLWVDHGSAPSNANYSYIVVPGIDSKSKAQSYNMDAVEIIENSGEIQAVYHNTLNIFEAIFYEAGSVDFNGKTITVDKPCAIMLTNNIELTVSSPSQDQSTVSVKLNANGSEETLVVNLPTSSNFKGMSVTENFPQTLGVNDLEKDLMDFKIYPNPTQGIFEIKGNNNQQVFYSVLSVDGKKIEQGHYNGSTIINLSGYKSGMYFLSLRSLETTVTRKIIKY; encoded by the coding sequence ATGAGAAAATTAAAAATAGATTTATCAAACTTTAAAATTATAGCAGCTATTTGTTTGACTCTTGTTGTAGCAAGAATTGAAATGCATGCACAAGTTTATGATTTTAATGTTTTAAGAGAACGTGTTGTTGATGATCAGAGAGTTGGTGTAGTAGGTGCTGCTACTATAGATACATGGATATCTTCTCAAGCTGCTAACGGAAGTTGGTCTAGTTTGCAGTATGGAGCAAATACAAACTTTTCTACTTCAGATAATCATCTATACCGTTTATGGAATATTGCGGCAGCTTGTAGCAATATAAATGATGCTAATTATAATAATACAAATTATAAAGATGCAGTTAAAAAAGGCTTAGAGTATTGGTATACTGCTAATACAGTAGATAGTAACTGGTGGTATAATAAAATTTATTTTCCTCAATACTTGGGTGAAATTTTAATTTTCATGCGTGAATTTGATGATTTTATACCAAAAACATCAAGCGCAGGTATTGATGAACCTGAAATTCTTTCGTTGTTTGAACCTTCAGCAGTAAATGATATTACATCTCATGGAACAGGTGCTAATGCTATTGATATAGGTTTGCATTATGTTTATAGGGGATTGCTTACTGAAAACGCAACACTTTTAGAAGCTTCAAGAGATAAGTTGGAAACCATTTTAAGTGATAATATTCAAGAAGATATGGTATATCATGATCATGGTCCACAAATAATGATTTCAAGTTATGGTTGGGTTTTTTGTGATGGTTTGGTAAGGTTAGCATCTTACATGGCAGACTCTCCTGCGGCATTTGACGTTAATAGTGGGAATTTCAATAAAGTACTACGTTTTATACGTGAAACTCAAATTTCTTCAACAAGAGGTAGTACATGGGATTTTGGTGTAGGAGGACGAAGTGTAAGCAGGTCTAGTGGAATTGGTGCCAGTATGAATTATTTGGAAAAGCTTGCTCAATTTATAGATCCAGATAATGCATCTATTTATAACGATGCGTTGGGAAGACTTAAAGGAGGGGAATCTGCGGATTATAATGTACGGGAGTTTAATAAACATTATTGGGTTTCTGATTACACTCAACATGCGCGAAGTGGATACTTATTTACAGTTAGAAATACTTCTAATCGTACTGTTGAAGCTGAAACAGGAAACGGTGAAAACTTGAAGGCTAATTATTTTTCATATGGAGCTACCAATATATTAGTGGACGGTGACGAGTATAGAGATATAATGCCTTATTGGGATTGGGCAATGATACCGGGTACTACTTATCCACACTTTACATCATTTCCAATAAGGTCAACTTGGGGGACAAACTATGGAGTTACATCATTTGTAGGCGGGGTGTCTAATGGTGAATATGGAGCTTCAACATTAGATATGAATGAGGAAGGTGTGAAAGCTAAAAAAGCTTGGTTCTTTTTTGAAGATGAAATGGTATGTTTAGGTAGTAATATTAGTTATGCGGGTTCAACGAATGTTCGTACAACAATTAATCAATCAAATTTAAGTGTTGCTTCATATATTAATGAGTTAGGCAGTACTAATGAAGTTACACAATCGCTTAGTGGATCTACATATGTTAATACCAATTTAAATTATTTAAGAAATGGTAAAATAGGCTATTTTTTTCCAAATCAAGGTAATATAAAATACACGATGACGTCACAATCTGGAACATGGGCGTCAATAAATAGTGCTTCTGGTTCTACCGCAACACAATCTGGTTATGTGCTTTCGCTATGGGTAGACCATGGTTCAGCTCCTAGTAATGCCAATTATAGCTACATAGTTGTACCTGGTATAGATAGTAAGTCTAAAGCTCAAAGCTATAACATGGATGCTGTTGAGATAATTGAAAACTCAGGAGAAATTCAGGCTGTATATCATAACACTTTAAATATTTTTGAAGCTATTTTTTATGAGGCAGGATCGGTTGATTTTAATGGAAAAACAATAACTGTTGATAAACCTTGTGCAATAATGCTTACTAATAATATAGAGCTTACAGTTTCTAGTCCATCACAGGACCAGAGTACGGTTTCAGTAAAACTTAATGCCAACGGAAGTGAAGAAACCTTAGTAGTCAATTTGCCTACCAGCAGCAATTTTAAAGGAATGTCTGTAACAGAAAATTTTCCTCAAACATTAGGGGTAAATGACTTAGAAAAAGATTTAATGGATTTTAAAATTTACCCAAATCCTACGCAAGGAATTTTTGAAATAAAGGGTAACAATAATCAACAAGTGTTCTATAGTGTTTTGTCAGTTGATGGAAAAAAGATAGAACAAGGACACTATAATGGCTCGACGATTATAAATCTTTCGGGTTATAAAAGTGGGATGTACTTTTTAAGCTTACGTAGTTTAGAAACAACGGTAACCAGAAAAATTATTAAGTATTAA